A DNA window from Leptospira selangorensis contains the following coding sequences:
- a CDS encoding peroxiredoxin yields MPQVTSLAPDFKAEAVIGQQIKEIKLSDYKGKWVVLFFWPLDFTFVCPTEIIEYDAKLDEFKKIGAEVLGVSVDSAFTHLAWKNTPRKQGGLGDIKYPLVADITKSIARDYGVLLEGGMALRGTFIIDPAGVIRQSTINDLPVGRNIDEAIRLVKAFQYVEKHGEVCPANWDEGKKTMKADPEKSKEYFSAVN; encoded by the coding sequence ATGCCTCAAGTTACTTCACTCGCACCGGACTTTAAAGCAGAAGCCGTTATTGGCCAGCAAATCAAGGAAATCAAACTTTCCGACTATAAAGGAAAGTGGGTTGTTCTATTCTTCTGGCCCCTCGACTTCACTTTCGTATGTCCTACTGAAATCATCGAGTATGATGCAAAACTAGACGAATTCAAAAAAATCGGAGCGGAAGTTCTGGGAGTTTCCGTAGACAGCGCTTTTACTCACCTTGCATGGAAGAATACTCCTCGTAAACAAGGCGGATTAGGAGATATCAAGTATCCTCTAGTTGCTGACATAACCAAGTCAATCGCAAGAGATTACGGAGTTCTTTTAGAAGGCGGAATGGCTTTGAGAGGAACTTTCATCATCGATCCAGCTGGAGTAATCCGTCAGTCTACCATCAACGATCTTCCTGTAGGAAGAAACATTGATGAAGCAATCCGTTTGGTAAAAGCTTTCCAATACGTTGAAAAACACGGCGAAGTTTGCCCTGCAAACTGGGACGAAGGAAAGAAAACCATGAAAGCGGATCCAGAAAAGTCCAAAGAATACTTCTCTGCGGTAAACTAA
- a CDS encoding PaaI family thioesterase, which produces MKSTVRENLSFGSSPDNPDGLQLKITFDEDTKTAYGDYTVPEKFQGSPDVIHPGIIATILDEIMAKINEAMNFKTTTGELTIRFLQPAQVNQPLHLRGWFVKKNKKVIENRAEIENEIGKIVARGKGKYIELDS; this is translated from the coding sequence ATGAAATCAACGGTTCGGGAAAACCTGAGCTTCGGGTCTAGTCCTGACAATCCGGACGGTCTTCAGTTAAAGATCACCTTTGATGAGGACACTAAAACCGCTTACGGTGACTATACGGTTCCTGAAAAGTTCCAAGGGTCTCCAGACGTGATCCATCCCGGAATCATCGCCACCATTTTGGACGAAATCATGGCCAAAATCAATGAGGCGATGAATTTTAAAACAACAACTGGCGAGTTAACGATCCGCTTCTTACAACCTGCCCAAGTAAATCAACCTCTGCATTTACGTGGCTGGTTCGTTAAAAAGAACAAAAAAGTGATCGAAAACAGAGCCGAAATTGAGAACGAGATCGGTAAAATTGTTGCTCGCGGTAAGGGCAAATACATCGAACTCGATTCCTGA
- a CDS encoding multiheme c-type cytochrome, whose translation MRRIIPLILAVAIFAISFFLTFCKEEEFHQRHWAFPLESQGSITVDPNPASCGSCHLQQFGSWKSTLHSRAIGPGFLWQLPRIGKHGSENCMNCHSPNPETKNVLLSRLGWGEVSAPAWKSGSEENGVQCASCHLRKGKVYGPFPKDGNKDRIFQNSNIPHQGFIPQKEFEESEFCKNCHQSPETAKQVNGKFLMDTYGQWRRSEFARSNVQCQNCHMPDRKHEWKGISDGEMVKRGVQTSLQVIPKEEGAEIISELKNSGVGHTFPSYSVPKVYLEVWIESISGQKRKISEKTLGWMLDLELQKEIFDTRLSPGESALLRVNLSKEEFSKLKRVEFIVTVDPKEYYIRMFQDNWNYKDTFKEDTKPWVLPYLKKALEEANSAKYELIRLDWKK comes from the coding sequence TTGCGGAGGATAATCCCCCTTATCCTTGCGGTCGCAATTTTTGCGATCAGCTTCTTCCTAACGTTTTGTAAAGAAGAAGAATTTCACCAAAGGCATTGGGCATTCCCCCTCGAATCCCAAGGCTCGATCACAGTAGATCCGAACCCGGCCTCTTGCGGGAGTTGCCATTTACAACAGTTCGGTTCCTGGAAGTCGACTCTTCACTCCCGGGCCATTGGCCCGGGCTTTCTTTGGCAATTACCTAGGATCGGAAAACACGGATCCGAAAATTGTATGAACTGCCATAGCCCGAATCCTGAAACCAAAAATGTATTACTCTCTCGTTTAGGTTGGGGAGAAGTTTCCGCGCCTGCATGGAAATCAGGCAGTGAAGAAAACGGAGTACAATGTGCGAGTTGTCATCTCCGAAAAGGAAAAGTATACGGACCATTCCCGAAAGACGGAAATAAGGATAGAATATTCCAAAATTCGAATATTCCTCACCAAGGTTTTATACCCCAAAAAGAATTCGAGGAGTCGGAATTTTGCAAGAATTGCCACCAATCTCCTGAGACTGCAAAACAGGTGAACGGAAAGTTTCTGATGGATACGTACGGACAATGGAGAAGGTCCGAATTTGCGAGATCGAATGTACAATGCCAGAATTGCCATATGCCTGATAGAAAACATGAATGGAAAGGTATCTCCGACGGCGAAATGGTAAAACGAGGAGTCCAAACCTCTTTACAAGTTATACCAAAAGAAGAAGGAGCCGAAATTATCTCCGAACTGAAAAACTCCGGAGTGGGACATACATTCCCCAGTTATTCGGTTCCAAAAGTATATCTGGAAGTTTGGATCGAATCCATATCCGGACAAAAAAGGAAGATCTCCGAGAAAACTTTAGGTTGGATGTTGGATCTGGAATTGCAGAAAGAAATTTTTGATACGAGACTTTCTCCCGGAGAATCCGCTCTTCTTCGTGTAAATTTATCCAAGGAAGAATTTTCAAAACTCAAAAGAGTCGAGTTCATAGTCACAGTAGATCCGAAAGAATATTATATAAGAATGTTCCAAGACAATTGGAACTACAAAGATACTTTCAAAGAAGATACGAAACCTTGGGTTTTGCCTTACCTAAAAAAAGCGTTGGAAGAAGCAAACTCGGCTAAATACGAATTGATTCGTTTAGACTGGAAGAAGTAG
- a CDS encoding tetratricopeptide repeat protein, which produces MQKVLGIFLVVGLVLAGFQIFSPETVSSNEPEKTSSTATPEEQEVKVETPNAVFFWITATISSFLDQLEKESQSRNTPSSTPSESLTDQELGELFQQGLDSYNAAEYDNAISQYDRYLAVNPKNSSAFYNRGLSKYYLNRYTESETDFDSAYSLDSKNLDALFYRGLSRFGLERKEEGLNDMNKAINSGLIKSYAFAERSIQLGILEKAKESLADAKKAVQLEPEYPRAIFALGFAYYASGKYKDSVDSYSKVLKILPEDSISYFNRGLGYAALKRKAESCKDYKKSWDLGYENAEKQYKDFCK; this is translated from the coding sequence ATGCAGAAAGTATTGGGTATTTTCCTGGTAGTTGGTTTGGTCCTGGCCGGGTTTCAGATTTTTTCTCCGGAGACAGTTTCTTCTAACGAACCTGAAAAAACAAGTTCTACGGCAACACCCGAAGAACAGGAAGTAAAAGTCGAGACTCCTAACGCGGTATTTTTTTGGATCACTGCTACTATCAGTTCTTTTCTGGACCAATTAGAAAAAGAATCACAGAGCCGTAATACTCCTAGTAGCACTCCTAGTGAAAGTCTTACTGACCAAGAATTGGGGGAACTTTTCCAACAAGGTTTAGATTCTTATAATGCAGCTGAATACGATAATGCTATTTCCCAATATGATCGTTATCTTGCGGTAAATCCTAAAAATTCTTCCGCATTCTATAATCGTGGTTTAAGTAAATATTATCTGAATAGATACACGGAGTCCGAGACGGATTTTGATTCGGCGTATTCTTTGGATTCCAAAAACTTGGACGCATTGTTCTACCGGGGCTTGAGCCGTTTCGGTTTGGAAAGAAAAGAAGAAGGTCTAAATGATATGAATAAGGCCATCAATTCCGGTCTGATAAAGTCATATGCATTTGCGGAAAGATCGATCCAACTAGGTATATTAGAAAAAGCGAAAGAATCTTTGGCTGACGCTAAAAAAGCGGTACAACTGGAGCCTGAATATCCTAGAGCGATCTTTGCCCTGGGATTTGCGTATTATGCGTCCGGAAAATATAAGGATAGTGTGGATTCTTATTCCAAAGTTTTGAAGATCTTACCGGAAGATTCGATCTCGTATTTTAATCGCGGATTAGGGTATGCTGCCTTAAAAAGAAAGGCAGAATCTTGCAAAGATTATAAAAAATCCTGGGATCTAGGATATGAAAACGCAGAAAAACAATATAAGGATTTTTGCAAGTGA
- the sufB gene encoding Fe-S cluster assembly protein SufB encodes MAQALEIISDEDRYYRADNFPKGLTRKVVESISHIKNEPAWLTEFRLEAFKVYESKPMPGWGFFPNFKVDIDEYVHYIGANHKKKKSWDEVDPEVLKSFERLGIPEHERKYLAGIEAMEDSETVYANVKKELTDLGIIFCDIDTAIREYPDIVRKYIGTVVSIGDNKFSALNSAVFSGGSFAYVPKGVKTPMPLQAYFKVSAASSGQYERTLLIAEDGAELEYSEGCSSVQDKGTNFHTAVVELIAHKNSKIFYTTIQNWKKNMYNWTVKRGLCHEAAHITWTDVNIGANTIKYPGIVLQGDNSTGDILSLAFAGSGQIQDTGARIIHVGKNTRSNILAKGVSLDGGINSYRGLVKFTTGSSNAYSHVKCDGLMMDDRSQSHAYPYNDVSGQNGTLNYEATVSRIDEDQLFYLQSRGLSEDDAKLLIINGFCEGVTKHLNVEYSVEMTRLIRMILEDGKVISEHSDSSVS; translated from the coding sequence ATGGCACAAGCACTTGAGATCATTTCCGACGAAGATAGATATTATCGTGCGGATAATTTTCCCAAAGGACTTACACGCAAAGTGGTGGAGTCCATCTCTCATATTAAAAATGAGCCTGCTTGGCTGACTGAATTCCGTCTAGAGGCATTTAAAGTTTATGAAAGTAAACCTATGCCTGGTTGGGGATTTTTTCCCAACTTCAAAGTGGATATAGACGAGTACGTACATTATATAGGCGCAAATCATAAGAAGAAAAAATCCTGGGACGAAGTAGATCCTGAAGTATTAAAAAGTTTTGAAAGACTTGGGATCCCTGAACATGAAAGAAAATACCTGGCCGGGATCGAAGCCATGGAAGATTCTGAGACTGTTTACGCTAACGTTAAAAAGGAACTTACGGATCTAGGAATTATTTTCTGCGATATAGATACTGCTATTCGCGAATATCCGGATATCGTTCGTAAATATATAGGGACTGTTGTTTCTATCGGGGACAATAAATTCTCCGCATTAAACTCCGCGGTATTTTCGGGAGGATCTTTCGCTTACGTTCCGAAAGGTGTCAAAACTCCTATGCCTTTACAGGCCTATTTTAAAGTGAGTGCTGCTTCTTCCGGTCAATATGAAAGAACTCTTTTGATCGCAGAAGACGGAGCTGAATTGGAATATTCGGAAGGATGTTCTTCCGTGCAAGACAAAGGCACAAATTTCCATACTGCAGTGGTAGAGCTGATCGCTCATAAGAATTCTAAAATATTCTACACTACTATCCAAAACTGGAAAAAGAATATGTATAACTGGACCGTAAAGCGCGGTCTTTGCCATGAAGCAGCTCATATCACTTGGACGGATGTGAATATTGGAGCAAATACGATCAAGTATCCTGGTATCGTATTACAAGGTGATAATTCTACAGGTGATATTCTATCCTTGGCTTTTGCCGGTTCAGGTCAGATCCAAGATACTGGCGCAAGGATCATTCACGTAGGTAAAAATACTCGCAGTAATATTCTTGCAAAAGGTGTTTCCTTAGACGGTGGGATCAACTCTTACAGAGGTTTGGTAAAATTCACCACAGGTTCTTCTAACGCTTATAGCCATGTGAAATGTGATGGTCTCATGATGGATGATCGTTCTCAGTCACATGCGTATCCTTATAATGATGTAAGCGGGCAGAATGGAACCTTGAATTACGAGGCGACTGTTTCTCGTATCGATGAGGATCAATTATTCTATCTTCAATCCAGAGGACTTTCGGAAGACGATGCGAAACTTCTGATCATCAACGGTTTCTGTGAAGGTGTGACTAAACACTTGAACGTGGAATATTCCGTGGAGATGACTAGACTTATCAGAATGATCCTGGAAGACGGGAAAGTTATTTCCGAACATTCGGATTCTTCCGTTTCCTAA